One Lachnospiraceae bacterium C1.1 genomic region harbors:
- a CDS encoding ISLre2 family transposase, producing the protein MENIIRYFMYDCIKNLFNTKLNLYKDTTDLAYFVLNVQEEVQELGRRFIQDTLQEMNQLIKDMPERKNNWYVEHKGDSKKILTSLGEVIVNKTLYTSKFETDENGKYLECYLLDKVLGLSPNQAMTEDVTAKIYKEAALTSYQKAGEEATAREGVTKAAVKNILHSTRFPKNFQIPEQKRIVEYLYIDADEDHYHLQFQSSRGDLKYNSVGRKLNGAINKIIYVFEGIEPVSPKSKRNHLINTHYFCRGSEEDNKQLWKEVFDYIENKYDTSAIKKIYVNSDGGTWIKSGYRGLADVTFVLDEFHISKYVSKLIQHTKDSEDDARSEVMAAIRDGKKSDFFEVVEKLKNCTTSEAVVQRIDSAASYISSNWTAAKYRLKKSEGVVACSAEGHVCHVLSKRMSTLPMGWCRLGGSKMARLREYYYNGGDMLELARFQRKEIPMAAGAEEVVLSARAMLNSERTDRSKSLIEYGKYAESIRSSISVQSSKRLSFQLNGKLKF; encoded by the coding sequence ATGGAAAACATTATACGCTATTTTATGTATGACTGCATCAAAAATCTTTTCAACACCAAACTCAATCTTTACAAAGATACAACTGACCTGGCATACTTTGTATTAAACGTGCAGGAAGAAGTCCAGGAGCTTGGAAGACGGTTCATACAGGATACTCTGCAGGAAATGAACCAGCTGATTAAGGATATGCCTGAGCGCAAAAACAACTGGTATGTTGAGCATAAAGGAGATTCCAAAAAGATCCTTACGTCATTAGGAGAGGTCATTGTAAACAAGACCCTTTATACATCAAAATTTGAAACAGATGAAAACGGGAAATATCTGGAATGCTATCTTTTGGATAAGGTTCTCGGGCTGAGTCCAAATCAAGCCATGACAGAAGATGTCACAGCAAAAATATACAAAGAAGCAGCGCTCACCTCGTATCAAAAAGCAGGTGAGGAAGCAACTGCCAGAGAAGGTGTTACAAAAGCTGCAGTAAAAAATATACTGCACAGTACACGCTTTCCGAAAAACTTCCAGATACCGGAGCAAAAGCGTATAGTAGAATACCTCTATATTGATGCAGACGAAGACCATTATCATCTTCAGTTCCAGTCCAGTCGGGGAGACCTGAAATATAATTCTGTTGGAAGAAAACTGAACGGTGCAATCAATAAGATCATATATGTATTTGAGGGTATAGAGCCTGTTAGTCCTAAAAGCAAACGGAATCATTTAATAAATACCCACTATTTCTGTCGTGGCAGTGAAGAGGATAATAAGCAGCTCTGGAAAGAGGTATTTGATTACATAGAAAACAAGTATGATACAAGTGCAATAAAGAAAATATATGTCAACTCTGATGGAGGAACATGGATCAAGTCAGGTTACAGAGGGCTTGCGGATGTTACATTTGTTCTTGATGAATTCCATATATCAAAGTACGTTAGCAAACTTATTCAGCATACAAAAGATTCTGAAGATGATGCAAGATCAGAAGTAATGGCAGCCATACGGGATGGAAAAAAATCTGATTTCTTTGAGGTAGTAGAAAAGCTTAAAAACTGTACCACTTCGGAAGCAGTAGTTCAGAGGATTGATTCTGCAGCGTCATATATTTCTTCAAACTGGACTGCGGCAAAGTACCGGTTAAAAAAATCAGAAGGAGTTGTAGCCTGCAGTGCAGAGGGACATGTCTGCCATGTACTGTCCAAGAGGATGAGTACGTTGCCGATGGGATGGTGCAGGTTAGGCGGATCCAAGATGGCTCGCTTGCGTGAGTATTATTATAATGGTGGAGATATGCTGGAACTGGCAAGGTTTCAGAGGAAAGAAATCCCCATGGCTGCAGGAGCCGAAGAAGTAGTTCTTAGTGCACGGGCAATGCTAAATTCAGAGCGAACTGACAGGAGTAAATCACTGATCGAATATGGCAAATATGCTGAAAGTATCCGCTCAAGTATATCAGTACAAAGCAGTAAAAGACTAAGTTTCCAACTTAATGGCAAATTGAAATTTTGA
- a CDS encoding zinc ribbon domain-containing protein, whose translation MFFIIGITDGRKDFAFNQMITCTICGKYGRFNVFMTYTVLSLFFIPTIKWNKHYYVQTSCCGTIYELDPEIGRLIARGEEVEILQSHLTQVTGGSGFTGGYKKCRQCGYETNEDFDFCPKCGTRF comes from the coding sequence ATGTTTTTTATAATTGGAATTACAGACGGCAGGAAAGATTTTGCTTTTAATCAGATGATCACATGTACCATCTGCGGAAAATATGGACGATTCAATGTATTCATGACTTATACAGTATTGTCTCTTTTCTTTATCCCGACCATAAAGTGGAATAAGCATTATTATGTACAGACAAGCTGCTGCGGAACTATATATGAACTTGATCCCGAGATTGGAAGGTTGATCGCCAGGGGCGAAGAGGTAGAAATTCTTCAAAGTCACCTGACACAGGTAACCGGCGGAAGCGGCTTCACCGGCGGTTATAAAAAATGCAGACAATGCGGATATGAAACTAACGAGGACTTTGATTTTTGCCCCAAATGCGGAACGAGGTTTTAA
- a CDS encoding AAA family ATPase, producing MLDNGISLPIQGVSINWDKIDENSYLRRIEAIKNLDHLKLHKNITIFVGENGSGKSTMLEAIAVSYGFNPEGGTKNYSFSTYDSHSELCDAIRLSKGFNKPGWGYFLRAESFYNVATAEEIYSREDPHGHREHFHERSHGESFLQLVQSNFRGNGIYLLDEPEAALSPQRQLTLLLEIVNCAKEDSQFIMVTHSPILLGIPGAEILTFDDGQIHTIDYEDTDSYQITKMFIEHKEQLLKQLLGS from the coding sequence GTGTTGGATAATGGAATCAGCCTACCTATTCAGGGCGTAAGTATTAACTGGGATAAAATAGATGAGAACAGTTATCTTAGACGGATAGAAGCTATAAAAAATCTGGATCATCTGAAATTACACAAGAATATAACAATATTTGTCGGAGAAAACGGAAGCGGAAAATCAACAATGCTTGAGGCTATTGCTGTGAGCTATGGCTTCAATCCGGAAGGCGGAACAAAGAATTATAGCTTTTCAACCTATGACTCTCATTCAGAACTATGTGATGCCATCAGGCTTTCAAAAGGATTTAATAAGCCGGGATGGGGATATTTCCTGAGGGCTGAAAGTTTTTATAATGTCGCAACAGCAGAGGAAATTTACAGCAGAGAAGACCCACATGGTCACAGAGAACATTTTCATGAACGGTCACATGGTGAGAGTTTTCTGCAGCTGGTGCAATCCAATTTCAGAGGCAATGGTATATATCTTTTGGATGAGCCGGAGGCTGCATTGTCTCCACAGAGGCAGCTTACTCTTTTGCTGGAAATTGTAAACTGCGCAAAAGAAGATTCGCAGTTTATTATGGTTACTCATTCACCAATACTTTTGGGCATACCCGGCGCTGAGATTTTAACTTTCGATGATGGTCAGATTCATACGATTGATTATGAGGATACAGACAGTTATCAGATAACAAAAATGTTTATTGAACATAAGGAACAGCTGCTAAAACAACTTTTGGGATCCTGA
- a CDS encoding D-lyxose/D-mannose family sugar isomerase, whose protein sequence is MKRSEINKIIKDMEELCKSCNFNLPFFSKWTADDIKKANEEYDEIFDNFLGWDITDFGLGDFYKYGMGLFTIRNGNIFMKDKYPKTYAEKIIAMYPGQRAQIHYHIAKMEDIINRGGNDISIKVWNGSKDFKLLDTDVTIHTDGRKYIVPAGSEIVLHPGDSITITPFLFHDFIVPETGGMTLIGEVSMCNDDNNDNYWFNRSVGRFSDVEEDEEIYRVLCNEYGKFRN, encoded by the coding sequence ATGAAAAGATCTGAGATTAACAAAATAATTAAAGATATGGAAGAGCTTTGCAAAAGCTGCAATTTTAATTTACCTTTCTTTTCAAAGTGGACAGCCGATGATATAAAAAAAGCCAATGAAGAATATGATGAGATTTTCGATAATTTCCTGGGCTGGGATATCACTGATTTTGGACTTGGTGATTTTTATAAATATGGTATGGGGTTATTTACTATCAGGAACGGAAATATTTTTATGAAAGATAAATATCCCAAGACTTATGCGGAGAAGATCATTGCAATGTATCCCGGACAACGGGCGCAGATCCATTATCATATTGCAAAAATGGAAGATATTATAAACCGCGGCGGAAATGATATAAGCATAAAGGTTTGGAACGGCAGCAAGGATTTTAAGCTTCTTGATACGGATGTAACAATTCATACTGACGGCAGGAAATATATCGTTCCTGCAGGTTCGGAAATCGTACTGCATCCCGGAGACAGCATAACGATCACACCATTTTTATTTCATGATTTTATTGTGCCGGAGACGGGTGGAATGACGCTGATAGGTGAAGTCTCGATGTGCAACGACGACAACAATGATAACTACTGGTTTAACAGATCAGTCGGAAGATTTTCAGATGTTGAAGAAGATGAAGAGATATACCGCGTATTGTGCAATGAATATGGAAAATTTAGAAACTAA
- a CDS encoding rhomboid family intramembrane serine protease, with protein MKRRLKISYNSPAVLTFVLICLSVLVINILTMGQVIPFLFTTYHSSLANPLTYIRFFTHVLGHIGWSHLINNASFILLLGPMLEEKYGSATIIKTIVITAVVTGIVNYIFFPNVGLCGASGIVFAFIIMASFTGFNSGEIPLTFILVAVIYIGQQVVEGITVSDNISNLAHIIGGAVGALLGYCLNKKPRYSQYK; from the coding sequence ATGAAAAGAAGATTAAAGATATCGTACAATTCACCGGCAGTATTGACTTTTGTTCTGATCTGTTTATCTGTGCTTGTGATCAACATCCTGACCATGGGGCAGGTGATTCCGTTTCTGTTCACTACATATCATTCATCGCTGGCAAATCCGCTGACTTATATCCGATTTTTTACACATGTGCTGGGGCATATCGGATGGTCGCATCTCATAAATAATGCATCATTTATTTTACTCCTTGGACCTATGCTGGAAGAAAAATACGGATCGGCTACTATTATAAAGACCATAGTGATAACCGCAGTTGTCACCGGGATAGTGAATTATATTTTTTTCCCGAATGTTGGCTTGTGTGGTGCCAGCGGAATAGTTTTCGCATTTATCATAATGGCATCTTTCACGGGATTTAATTCGGGCGAAATACCGCTCACATTTATTCTTGTAGCCGTCATATATATCGGTCAGCAGGTGGTCGAGGGAATAACGGTAAGCGATAATATCTCGAATCTTGCACATATTATAGGCGGTGCAGTGGGGGCACTTCTTGGCTATTGCCTGAATAAAAAACCGAGATATTCCCAATACAAATAA
- a CDS encoding SGNH/GDSL hydrolase family protein: MINKAQLKIKGSFIMLLFTILIFTGCSAGEKTVADRSEIQSSKPELSGETEESETMETGTEESETEDIKEANNGSKRVESEEELFYKKLAEGEAVNILIVGDSIGLGSGASGTEERWTVLLSEYLKEKYGSEVTLTNLSMGGNSSYAGYVRTMTLDDDIEYDAAIICYGHNDSKKTFSLHYESIIRALRYKYPAASLISILESSQKEYNAKMQMIEELAEHYEIPLADTIAPFQNRHEELTVDDVHPNDAGHRIYAETVENVIDEKTENLPSYHSKNIEPVNEEVSIFDSFKWYGADEFERNGNSYSLKTNIIGKVLGLDYSLFSGDNNCKILVDGKEFVEREISFDYDFNERFIVIVNEDWNENPFIVKNEIEIVFSDDESGREQADGFMGIAVSGIRE; the protein is encoded by the coding sequence TTGATAAATAAAGCTCAGCTAAAAATTAAAGGTTCTTTTATAATGCTTCTTTTTACAATTTTAATTTTTACAGGTTGTTCTGCGGGAGAAAAAACTGTTGCGGACAGGAGTGAAATACAGTCATCTAAACCAGAGCTTTCGGGAGAAACGGAAGAATCAGAAACAATGGAAACAGGAACAGAAGAATCGGAAACGGAAGATATAAAAGAAGCAAATAATGGATCAAAAAGGGTTGAAAGCGAAGAAGAGCTTTTTTATAAAAAGCTTGCAGAGGGCGAAGCTGTAAATATCTTAATAGTTGGTGATTCAATAGGTTTAGGCTCGGGAGCTTCGGGAACAGAAGAAAGATGGACAGTTCTTTTATCAGAATATTTGAAAGAAAAATATGGCTCAGAGGTGACTTTGACAAATCTTTCAATGGGTGGAAATTCGTCATATGCAGGATATGTCCGGACAATGACGCTCGATGATGATATAGAGTATGATGCGGCTATAATCTGTTATGGTCATAACGACAGCAAAAAGACCTTCAGTCTTCATTATGAATCAATTATCAGGGCGCTCAGATATAAATATCCCGCGGCTTCGCTCATATCAATCCTCGAATCAAGCCAGAAAGAATATAATGCCAAAATGCAGATGATAGAAGAACTTGCAGAACATTATGAAATCCCTCTGGCAGATACCATAGCACCTTTCCAAAACAGGCATGAAGAACTTACGGTAGATGATGTTCATCCAAATGACGCCGGACACAGGATATATGCCGAAACAGTTGAAAACGTTATCGATGAAAAAACAGAAAATCTGCCTTCATATCATTCGAAAAATATAGAGCCTGTTAACGAAGAGGTCAGTATTTTTGACAGCTTTAAATGGTATGGAGCAGATGAATTTGAGAGAAACGGAAACAGCTACAGCTTAAAAACAAATATAATCGGAAAGGTATTGGGATTAGATTACTCACTTTTTTCAGGCGATAACAACTGCAAAATCCTCGTTGATGGCAAAGAATTTGTCGAGCGTGAAATTTCTTTTGATTACGATTTCAACGAAAGATTTATCGTAATCGTAAATGAGGACTGGAATGAAAATCCTTTTATTGTTAAGAATGAAATAGAAATAGTATTTTCGGATGACGAATCCGGAAGAGAACAGGCTGACGGATTTATGGGAATCGCTGTGAGCGGGATAAGGGAATAA
- a CDS encoding CAP domain-containing protein, with translation MNRRLVKKTVLMLTTTMFFSSAPAFINAEEKVQECLYFKTDEVYGAELNDNSSTYLTANETGSFMVDMGNGKTVQLSGELMSNASNILFVMLNQYRAANIGNNYCLSQLNEIDSLAESRAVEIAVNFSHLRPNASDSWQITVPEGMSISARAENLAYLMADGSDLQIANSLMSIWQNSYSHNKAMLNPAYNYASVAVFKSGGKYYAVQEFYRINN, from the coding sequence ATGAATAGAAGACTAGTTAAAAAGACTGTATTAATGCTCACTACGACAATGTTTTTTTCATCAGCTCCGGCCTTTATAAACGCAGAGGAAAAAGTGCAGGAGTGTTTGTATTTTAAAACGGATGAAGTATATGGAGCCGAATTAAATGATAATTCCTCGACGTATCTGACCGCAAATGAGACAGGTAGTTTCATGGTCGATATGGGGAACGGAAAAACAGTTCAGCTCAGCGGAGAGCTTATGAGCAATGCATCAAATATACTTTTTGTGATGCTGAATCAGTACAGAGCTGCAAATATTGGAAATAATTATTGCCTTTCGCAGCTGAATGAGATTGATTCTCTGGCAGAAAGCAGGGCAGTAGAAATTGCTGTGAATTTTTCACATTTGAGACCGAATGCAAGTGATTCATGGCAGATAACAGTTCCGGAGGGAATGAGCATTTCAGCCAGGGCAGAGAACCTGGCTTATCTTATGGCTGATGGATCTGATCTGCAAATTGCCAATTCGCTAATGAGCATATGGCAAAATTCATATAGTCATAATAAGGCAATGCTTAATCCCGCTTACAATTATGCTTCTGTGGCGGTATTTAAATCAGGCGGAAAATATTATGCAGTTCAGGAATTTTACAGGATAAATAATTGA